The following are from one region of the Takifugu rubripes chromosome 16, fTakRub1.2, whole genome shotgun sequence genome:
- the dtl gene encoding denticleless protein homolog, translating into MCRKKGLTAQCSSKTKQFCCRRPGMLFRSIVERGVGSRRQNALSADTWHQYPLTSLLGGYKCIRQDEHVSYGNLGDSVPPFGLAFSSAQNLQNVLAAANEEGIVRIYNTDRCESPLLKEWLAHENAVFDIAWVPGEAQLVTAAGDQMARLWDVKSGELLGSFKGHLCSLKSVAFTPEEKAVFCTGARDGNIMVWDTRCSKKDGYYRQVKQISGAHNKAETNPSAKAKKRRSISRGMAPSVDTLQSVTVVLFQDQHTLISSGAVDGVIKLWDLRKSYTAHYHDPVPLQIYPYPGSCTRMRLGYSGLVLDSTRSNIICNCTDDNIYMFNVSGVKTSPVSVFSGHQNSSFYIKSTISPDDQFLASGSSDNHTYIWKIADPKHPPMTLQGHSEEVTSVVWCPTDFTKIASCSDDHTVRIWRLHRETDGEQSSVGQANLVGWAQPTSPPSVLVKAETTPAKSQRTESHGGVASPQLAACAPSGAALPQSSSTTSPVPSKKAAVHQKTPSSIKQWLSPSPGSPSQGSPPQRQVLCLAGNSFPTERRVKRRLETVVPAADRCCGADQCDGVTDLYPAAKRSRTLPELCCPDQKSQVHVDCDTKDKKQAPFRQNGKENFSPKQSDWLSAMAQNMRKGQGPGTPCSPSASKKMEGKAPASPTTRSPQNMKKISMYFKRRPLE; encoded by the exons ATGTGCCGAAAGAAGGGGCTTACTGCTCAgtgttcctcaaaaacaaaacagttttgctgCCGGAGACCTGGGATGCTTTTCCGATCTATTGTTGAGCGGGGAGTGGGCAGCCGGAGACAGAATG CTCTCTCTGCAGATACCTGGCACCAGTATCCCTTGACCTCTCTCCTAGGAGGCTACAAGTGCATCCGGCAGGATGAACACGTTTCCTACGGCAACCTGGGAGACTCTGTGCCACCATTTGGGCTGGCTTTCTCCTCTG CCCAGAATCTGCAGAATGTTCTTGCAGCAGCCAATGAAGAAGGGATCGTTCGCATCTACAACACAGACCGTTGTGAAAGCCCTCTACTTAAAG AATGGCTGGCTCATGAGAATGCTGTGTTTGATATTGCCTGGGTACCAGGAGAGGCTCAGTTA gTGACTGCTGCAGGTGATCAGATGGCTAGATTGTGGGATGTAAAGTCAGGGGAGCTGCTAGGCAGCTTCAAGGGTCACCTCTGTAGCCTCAAATCTGTGGCATTCACACCTGAGGAAAAAG CTGTGTTTTGTACTGGGGCAAGAGATGGGAATATTATGGTTTGGGATACCAGATGCAGCAAAAAAG ATGGTTACTACAGACAGGTCAAGCAGATCAGCGGCGCTCACAACAAGGCTGAGACAAACCCCTCAGctaaagcaaagaaaagacGGAGCATTTCACGCGGCATGGCCCCCAGTGTG GATACCCTGCAGAGCGTCACCGTCGTTCTGTTTCAGGATCAGCACACCCTTATCTCCTCCGGAGCGGTCGACGG AGTGATTAAGCTGTGGGATCTGAGGAAGAGCTACACTGCGCACTATCATGACCCTGTCCCACTGCAGATATACCCTTACCCAGGATCTTGCACACGCATGCGGCTCG GTTACTCTGGACTTGTCCTGGACTCTACGAGATCCAACATCATCTGTAATTGTACTGATGATAATATCTACATGTTCAATGTGAGCGGGGTTAAAACGTCGCCAG TGTCAGTTTTCAGTGGTCACCAGAACTCCTCATTCTATATAAAATCCACTATTAGCCCAGATGACCAGTTCCTGGCTAGCGGTTCAAGCGACAATCACACATATATCTGGAAG ATTGCTGACCCCAAGCATCCCCCCATGACACTCCAAGGCCACAGCGAAGAAGTGACTTCTGTTGTGTGGTGCCCTACAGATTTCACAAAG aTCGCTTCCTGTTCTGATGACCACACGGTGCGGATCTGGAGGCTTCACCGAGAAACGGATGGAGAACAGTCATCTGTTGGTCAGGCTAACCTGGTGGGCTGGGCGCAGCCAACGTCTCCTCCAA GCGTTTTAGTGAAGGCTGAAACAACCCCTGCCAAGTCCCAGAGGACGGAGAGTCATGGCGGCGTAGCATCTCCCCAGCTTGCTGCCTGTGCTCCCagtggtgctgctctgcctcagtcCTCCAGTACCACCTCACCTGTACCTTCTAAGAAGGCGGCTGTTCACCAGAAAACACCATCCTCTATCAAACAATGGCTATCACCAAGCCCAGGGTCTCCCAGCCAGGGCAGCCCTCCCCAGCGTCAGGTGCTGTGTTTGGCAGGCAACAGTTTTCCCACAGAAAGACGGGTCAAGCGCAGGCTGGAGACCGTTGTACCTGCAGCCGATCGCTGCTGCGGAGCGGACCAATGCGACGGTGTCACCGACCTTTACCCCGCAGCCAAGAGAAGTCGGACCCTGCCTGAACTCTGCTGCCCTGATCAAAAGAGTCAGGTCCACGTCGATTGTGACACCAAGGATAAAAAACAGGCACCGTTCAGACAGAATGGAAAGGAGAATTTCTCTCCAAAGCAAAGTGACTGGTTGTCAGCGATGGCCCAGAACATGAGGAAAGGTCAAGGTCCGGGTACACCCTGCAGCCCCAGTGCCTCaaagaaaatggagggaaaggCTCCTGCTTCACCA ACCACGCGCTCCCCTCAGAACATGAAGAAGATCTCAATGTATTTCAAAAGAAGACCTCTGGAGTAA